CGTAGTGAAGATCAATCACCTCTGGCCGGTTCGAGCGCTTGCGAGGGTCGACATCATACTTCAATGTCTTCGAGAGCATAACTGACGCTTTGCTCTTCGACCTTGATGGCGTGGTCGGTGTTTGAGGAGCATTTTGGTCAACGCTCGCAGATCGTGAGTGTGCACTCAATGGGGAATCTTTCCAGTTATCTGCCGTCGCGGGTGTCGACGGAATTGACTTGTCTGGTCTAATCTGGGGAAACCAACTGTTCCTCGACTCTGGACGGGCAACACGATACTCGCTCGAGATCTGGTAAAAGTAGTTACCATCTCTGAATTTATGCCGTTGTTCCACGTGCTGGAAGAGGTTAAGCTCCAACAACTTGTTTCCAAATTCGACGGCTTCTTCGCGAGTTTCAATGTCTCGGAAGTTCTGACATAGCCAGGTCGTAAACTCGGAGCCAATAAAACAGTTATAATGCAGCCTCCAATGCCATCTGCGgtccatcatcctcactcCCTTGTCACTTTGGACAATCTGAGCCAGCGATGACAAGCTAATACTAGACCTTTCCAATAGTTCCGACTCTGGCAATAACTGTGCCGGGGAGCTCTCCAGCCCCGGATCCGCGAGAAGATTTAACTCTGCCGCAACCACTTCTGACGGATTTCTCGTTTGATATAAGATATTCAGCGGGTTCTGGTCCCTACTCTTGCTGCTGGTCTcaatcctcttttcctcaGGAGGCACGTACTTATGTCGCTGCCAGATAAGTGTGAGTTGATTAATACCAAGCAGATGGATTTCCTCCTCGTTGTCCTCATTGATAGGTTGCATGTGGCGTCGAGCATGTACATGCAGACGGACCGGGATCAGGACGAACCGCACGCGCCAGAAATGAAGCTGCTGTGCTGGGTTGAACAAATAGTCCCGGTGGCCGGCAATATAGTTGTCTGCATAGTTCCAGTTGTATTCTTCAGCTGATGAACGTAGATTGATGTGCTTTATGTCGTACTCGCGACTCATGATCGTCCGCATCGCCAGCGAATATACAATGTCCAACCCGTTTTTCTTCTCAGAGACCAAGTCTGACAAACTTCTATGCACAAACCGGGTAACCTCAATCTCATTGCCCCCAGTGCAGACAAGACGGTGAATAGAATGTCCTTTCGACAGGAAAACAGTTGCCCCGTCCATTTCGAGCGTCTGCGTATCAAAAACGTTTGGCGATCTGAGTGCGTATCGCCCAGACGCTTCGACAACGTTGTTCCCAACGACAATCTGGAAGCCGTGGGAAAGACGCAGCGAAATCATTTCTCGCATCAGCAGACCGGTGGTTTTGGGTGCCTCAATACCCTCAGCGTCGTCGTTCGGAAATACTCGGTACGGTGTTTGCAGATAATCAGAAGCCAGCTCGCTTGCCGTAGGAAACTCCTCCGTAGTCAGTGGCAATACAGCAGGCGACTTTAAACTTTTCCACTTGACAACCGCAACATGGGGCGGCCGTGGATAGGCATGCTGCCAGCGTCCAAACCAGCTCGTATCCCGCGAGACCTCTCGAGGGGTGTTACAGGGGTTAATTGAACGAACCCATGGCGCGAGCAGCCTGCTCTGTAAGTTCTTAGCAGACGACTCTCGCAATCCAGGACTGGTAGTCAGTTCAAATCTTGGAATCGACTTTCTAGTCTGGTGCTCGAGGCTAGCCTTCTCAGTTATAGGCAGGTCGGCGCCATTAGTCCCAAAGGACTCTGCTACAGAGCGCGTTGGCTGGTCTGAGTCTTCGATCGGCGTCTTCAGCGGGACTCTGATTGATATAGGTCGCGAAGGCGTAATTGTGGGACTCTTGCGTTGCCTTGGTGGTGTGCTCGGCATGGGTGATGCTTCAACAACCGTTGCCGTGGAGGTCGAGTCCGATGCTGCACTCAAAGACTCTATGCTCTTCGATTCTCGAAGCGATCCTGCACTCCTCTTCGTATTGGAGCTCGGCAGTCCGGTGGCATGTTCTACATTCACTTCTGTGCTTGCCTGAGCTCTCGGCGGAGCTACTCCTAGCCCTCTAAGCGCAAAGCTGATTGTCCTCGAAATCCGCGGCACTTTGGTTTTTGAAGGCGCTTTTAGGGCAGGTTTCCTAGGCGAGACGGCTTTGGTGGCAGGGATCTTTGGAGCGGCTTCTTTCCGCGGCCATTCGTTCGGTTTGGTTTCATGTTCCCGTAGGTGCGTGATCGATCTTGCAGAAAGCCGATCATGAGTGGTGGACACTTGAACTTCAGGCTCACTCGGGCGTTTCGGTTTGGTTTGTTTGCGGCGATGATTGCGTTTAGAAAATGACCGGAAAACATTGTCATCATAATTATCCATCCAAGCAGCAGTCGCAGATGCGCTTCGCGACCTGGAAAGAATTGTCTCCTTCGGGTTGGTCATGTTCCCTAGGAAAGACCCTGGCCGTAAACTGTCACTCAGTTGGTGGTTGAAATGGGAATTCCGCCGGAACGACGTCTTAGGCGGTACGTTCAGACTCCTCGACGTAATCTGGTCTTCTAGGAGATACGGTATGGAAATATTTGACTGCTCACTCTCCATGACCCCTCCCATCTGGATCTCATACATGCGCACACGTGATTTAAAGAGCTTTGATTTTTTAGTCACAGTAAACGGGATGGGAGCATTTGGATCCTTCTTCAGAATTCGTCGAGACTCCCTATATGTCTCTGGGTTCCAGTAGGAAATATCCAACCAATGCGGGATACCGTAACTCCAATCGTTCGCGCGTGTCCAAGGCCCGCGGGGACCGCTAGCAGGAGACGTGCTTGAGAAGGTCGATTTCGGAGAGAAATGCGTGCGGTTAGTCAGACTTGCAAAGGGGTGGCGCATCTCCGGTGAATATCCTCCGCCTTGAATATCGCCGCCATACGAGAAGCTGGATCTCCCTCCTCGGTTTGGCTCGCGGTATTTGAACAACGGCACTGAGTGGAGTGGCATCGGGCTCAGGCAGACCAGATCTATAGCGATTCCGCGATTTGTGAGCGCTTCTGTGGTAGAGGCTAGAGACTCGTACGACACTTCGAAGACGCCACTTCCCGGGGTAATGACAATGATGGATGTTCCAGTATGGACCATGTCACGATCAATGTGGTCGAACGCTAGATGAGACGACGCAAGGTGAATTGCTTCCAGAATATTGCCGCGAAGGGCAGTGCTAGGGCGTCCTCCAATAGTCGCCTTCGGAGTAGTGCTAGCACTTGTTGACGCAACTGGGTCTTCTGGTACCTTCAATATCGACACATCTCGTAGGAACGTCCTAAAATCCTTCTTCAGTTCATCCAAAATCGTTGTCCAGTGGCCACTTGCCATATCGTTGACCACAACGCGATAAAAGTCCCGAGTGGGAGCATGGTTGGGCTCAGATGTATTCTTCAAGTTTTCTGAGTTAAGTGTTGATGGGAGCCCCGTGATCGATGCATCATATTCGACCCGAGTAAACAGCACGATCGTAACCAAGTGCCTCGCATCGGCGTTCGCCCACCGCTTGAACAACTCTGGCAAAAACCCATTAATCACCCTGCTAAATAGGATATCGCCCGTCCCCTCCGAGTCGAAATCCCACATCTCTCTCGACATTTGGATGAACAAGACATATTTCGCAGACTCGCTCCGGAACACCGGGATAGTCTGcggcgagaagaagcccgagAGAACCTTCTTCCCCCGAATAAAGATATTCTTGACAGTCGCCTTGATGCTCCCCATAAACACAATCTTCTGCCCTTTGTAGACAATCTTACCCGCTAATTCCGACATGACAAGTCTCCACATATCAGACCGAACAAGAAATTGGTCGCGGAATGAGATATCCACATGAGACGCAGCGCATTGTGTCTGTTCAACGATCGAAATATACACCGTGCTCCGATTCTTGAAGCCAAAGATGTTCGCAACACTGCTCGTAACAGACAACTCTAGCTTCGGATGCTTCGTCCTAATCTCATTCGGCAGCGGCTTCGCGATGAATAAGCAGCGGGTCTGAAGGGGTGTCTTGAACTTGGACATGGCATGCGACCTTGATGACGAAGCCGTCTCAACATGAGagtggccatggccatgcACATCGCGCATCGATCTCGTCCTCATATCAGGCTTCACAGCCAGATTAAACGAATGCGACTGTGACTGTCCCGACGATGGACCGTCCACCACTGTCCTCGCCGACAGAATCTCAATAAGATCCCCATCACGCACTCCTGTGTCCGCGAATGCAGCCTGGTTAAACAGAATCTCCTCCTTGGAGAACGTCTCGTCATGAACCCAAAGAGAGCACTGCCTGCGATCTAGACCCGTCGACGAAAACTTATAGGTCTTCCCGTCTGAGCTAGACGGATGGTCACTGAGCTGCAATGCGTCATGCTGTGCCGTGTCCACAGAGCGAGACGAGACCGAGTCCAGACTGGCGGCGCTGACCTGTCGGAGGTGTGAGCGCCTCATGGACCCCCGCATGGACATGGTTCAGCTTCCCCGGGATTGCATTGCTTGGGTTATGGCATtggcactggcactggcgCAGGAGCACTGAATCTCCTGGCGTAGTATCAATTAGTGTTATTGTGGATTAATCTTCAAGGACTGGGCCGAGAACGTTGGAAGTCCACCGGAGTCCTCCACTTGCAGTCCCTTATCGGCACATCACGTGAAGAGCAGTTGGCTTTATCGCACGTGATCTACGTAATGTGTGGGAAGAGATCGATGGTTCTCTCATTGGtggccggaatggcctgcctatctaaacaactagcttactaaatatTGACTAATTGAGGTCGAAccccaggggcaggcggtactgaagggcagtatgccccgacatAATGCTCAGGTATGGTCGGGTTAAGGTAGCTTGCATCAACAGTATGTTGTGGTTTGAGAAGAAGTACTAGTAAAAAATAGTGCTATCCACTGCACGAAAAGGTAATGAGGCTTCTGGGCAAATGGATTACAGACAGAAGCCCATTTTCAATTTTAATGGCGTATGGTCATAGTTTGCACACACCCTACCTGGTTTCTGTGGGACTCAAGTTCCAACAACTTCTGACGTAAATTCGCTGTTCCGGATTTAACTAGCTCTAGACACGCTGAGACTTGCTGGAGTTCGACTGCATTTAGCACGACGTCATCTGCAAGTGCTGCCCATGTTATTTACCTGGTCAGCAATCACCGTGATGAGCCTCAAGATCGGAAGCGTAAACGCTAGTCAATGCCAGTAGAGCGATATATGAGCACTAGAAATTTGTGCGCAATAATACACGCTTGAAACTAAGATCTTCCCTCAGTTGGTAATGAATGACCAGCATTCCTTTGTTGCGAGGTGGCTCGTGAGCAGTGAAGTGCCTTGCAAgcattcaagaagaacagagaaCCAAGTGAGGTTGCTCAGGCCCTACGAACTTTCAAATCATGAACCGTCCTCTTTCACCACCCAATAGGGTGACAGGAGTTCCAATCTCGTCACGCATAGTTGGGCTTCGCCAGCCACTTGAGCTGCGGAGTCCCTTGCGTCTTCAGCAAATGTCGAACCGAAAGAGAATGCCAAGCCACTGATGGATCATAATCCATAGTGGTCAGTCCACCGCCTATAGTCATACATCTAAACTCTCATGGATCTCAATTCTGTTTTGGCTTGGTGCAGTCAATGATTGACTGATAACGATGCTGCTACTATCTATTAAGACAGACCATAAAATTCATAGCAGCGAATGGTCAGCTGTAGCGTGCGTGGAGCTTGTATAGCCCCATAGGAGACCTGCTCGGAAACGAGCGCCGGCGAATGGACGTTACTCCCGGCCAGCTCGACCCACTTGTTGCGCATCAGCCAATATAGCGGGATCGATGCATCTGTTTTACATCAGCGAGCCAAGCAATGATTGGTTTGATCAATAGAGTGGTTGCGGCACGCTGCCTGGTGGCTGGCCGGCCACTGAAAAGCATCAATCAAGGTGAAGGCGCTACCAGATTCGGTATCAGTATCGTGCGGACTGTACCTGATGGTCTTACTATGCGCAGCCCAGGTAACTGCGAGTGGAGACCGGAAGAGACGCGATGAGTGGCTGTCTGAGGTCGGTGCAACCTGGACCGTAATTTAGAGCACTGCGAGTTGAATACACAGGTGGGTGGATAAAAGACTGACAATTTCTGAATTTATTGAACTCCGCCAGCGCACCATTCCTAATCGTGTGCACAAAACTGGTGATGAGGGATAGGGAGAAATACATGAGCGGGATACGGCGATAATCGCAGATTGAGTCCCGCGAACTTAGTGCGTCAGGTTCGGCTAGATTTCATCACAGTCTCGAATCCGCGGTGAGCCAACAAATCCTGGATAGCAGACCAAGCTCGTTGTGCTGATGGGTCTTTAACGGCCAAGACGGAAAGCCAGTCGGCTGCTTTGGAAACATTATCAATAGTTCTTGAGTTCTGACCAGCGTTCGCTTTCTCTTTGATCAACAAGCTAATCAGGAGAA
This sequence is a window from Aspergillus nidulans FGSC A4 chromosome IV. Protein-coding genes within it:
- the iml1 gene encoding GTPase-activating protein IML1 (transcript_id=CADANIAT00000605) encodes the protein MSMRGSMRRSHLRQVSAASLDSVSSRSVDTAQHDALQLSDHPSSSDGKTYKFSSTGLDRRQCSLWVHDETFSKEEILFNQAAFADTGVRDGDLIEILSARTVVDGPSSGQSQSHSFNLAVKPDMRTRSMRDVHGHGHSHVETASSSRSHAMSKFKTPLQTRCLFIAKPLPNEIRTKHPKLELSVTSSVANIFGFKNRSTVYISIVEQTQCAASHVDISFRDQFLVRSDMWRLVMSELAGKIVYKGQKIVFMGSIKATVKNIFIRGKKVLSGFFSPQTIPVFRSESAKYVLFIQMSREMWDFDSEGTGDILFSRVINGFLPELFKRWANADARHLVTIVLFTRVEYDASITGLPSTLNSENLKNTSEPNHAPTRDFYRVVVNDMASGHWTTILDELKKDFRTFLRDVSILKVPEDPVASTSASTTPKATIGGRPSTALRGNILEAIHLASSHLAFDHIDRDMVHTGTSIIVITPGSGVFEVSYESLASTTEALTNRGIAIDLVCLSPMPLHSVPLFKYREPNRGGRSSFSYGGDIQGGGYSPEMRHPFASLTNRTHFSPKSTFSSTSPASGPRGPWTRANDWSYGIPHWLDISYWNPETYRESRRILKKDPNAPIPFTVTKKSKLFKSRVRMYEIQMGGVMESEQSNISIPYLLEDQITSRSLNVPPKTSFRRNSHFNHQLSDSLRPGSFLGNMTNPKETILSRSRSASATAAWMDNYDDNVFRSFSKRNHRRKQTKPKRPSEPEVQVSTTHDRLSARSITHLREHETKPNEWPRKEAAPKIPATKAVSPRKPALKAPSKTKVPRISRTISFALRGLGVAPPRAQASTEVNVEHATGLPSSNTKRSAGSLRESKSIESLSAASDSTSTATVVEASPMPSTPPRQRKSPTITPSRPISIRVPLKTPIEDSDQPTRSVAESFGTNGADLPITEKASLEHQTRKSIPRFELTTSPGLRESSAKNLQSRLLAPWVRSINPCNTPREVSRDTSWFGRWQHAYPRPPHVAVVKWKSLKSPAVLPLTTEEFPTASELASDYLQTPYRVFPNDDAEGIEAPKTTGLLMREMISLRLSHGFQIVVGNNVVEASGRYALRSPNVFDTQTLEMDGATVFLSKGHSIHRLVCTGGNEIEVTRFVHRSLSDLVSEKKNGLDIVYSLAMRTIMSREYDIKHINLRSSAEEYNWNYADNYIAGHRDYLFNPAQQLHFWRVRFVLIPVRLHVHARRHMQPINEDNEEEIHLLGINQLTLIWQRHKYVPPEEKRIETSSKSRDQNPLNILYQTRNPSEVVAAELNLLADPGLESSPAQLLPESELLERSSISLSSLAQIVQSDKGVRMMDRRWHWRLHYNCFIGSEFTTWLCQNFRDIETREEAVEFGNKLLELNLFQHVEQRHKFRDGNYFYQISSEYRVARPESRNSWFPQIRPDKSIPSTPATADNWKDSPLSAHSRSASVDQNAPQTPTTPSRSKSKASVMLSKTLKYDVDPRKRSNRPEVIDLHYDRLHNPDNCFHIELSWMNTTPKLIEDTVQSWAATAEKFGLKLVQVPIAEASAIDQTQPFRQPYRVKLKVPPPKGPSSTIFNAASFSQQDAPDPHYFQKLILKKFDFVLDFEARSAFPPDVEVGYSWGRPDYRYSQYIHQSGTLLVQITDEGDFLVLANRLVSTRTVPFTGTRDRDHRARAGYDPMGTIERDRLSPRLSPLVRPIHDIAGPASPMAHSSLDSASLYRAPEHVLHGFEEFCNDPVRLGQLYSESFVYPVSAKAAPTTASCVDSSIPSLELPAPVIGHHISPPPGTPVRPETRTRAASTSANGSLPLIDPRSRQREESSVARGSPRSASIML